Proteins from a single region of Chryseobacterium sp. W4I1:
- a CDS encoding thiol-activated cytolysin family protein — protein sequence MRKFIYVMAAFSLAVLGSCTNEAAKLDDNQMARTPEQVINITSYGSYPSSLSKFKTLSKGATDPDDFTETREFQSSESIVLPHLQMYIFPGSLLKGNSIQNMDFKPISASVKPVTVSMSIPALNKKTAFTIDQPSLSKTRQLVQDYIQSADFTQNGTLSYSVEQFTSYDELKVAFGSNVNTRSLFGKNSSSTNIEEGMISKRSGFYVKFYQTSFTLDMDIPAGSLVNDNNFDSGGVEPVYVSSISYGRMGVLSIETNEQADTAKKTINETFSKLFVNGESSLTQEEKNFLNGADFNLYLIGGSGVTAVQSFQGYAAFVNHIAKGNFSKSQPGVPIFCSYSYLNDNSPVKTTFKFDIKKKPVYVELKIENIENFRTTFGPTQFGKMGKLTLHYYDSRSRTKMIAPPYVKFKIKADRTATGDDILGIKSPFIDQYTYPREITLQNAGGDTFTNVSGFYSTSCIFDMANPNNATYCANPLNIVLDNELRNFMNGRNMSQSAKYTYTILPDPSNSYIVIN from the coding sequence ATGAGAAAATTTATATATGTAATGGCTGCTTTTTCTTTAGCAGTCTTGGGGAGCTGTACTAATGAAGCGGCAAAATTGGATGATAATCAGATGGCACGTACGCCCGAACAGGTTATTAATATTACTTCATACGGAAGTTATCCTTCATCACTTTCAAAGTTTAAAACTTTATCGAAGGGAGCAACAGATCCTGATGATTTTACGGAAACCCGTGAATTTCAGTCTTCAGAATCTATCGTACTGCCACATCTTCAAATGTATATTTTCCCGGGATCCCTTCTGAAAGGGAATTCTATCCAGAATATGGACTTTAAACCTATTTCGGCCTCAGTAAAGCCTGTTACCGTTTCTATGTCTATTCCGGCTTTGAACAAAAAAACAGCATTTACGATAGACCAACCTTCATTGTCTAAGACCAGACAGCTGGTACAGGATTATATCCAGTCTGCAGATTTTACTCAGAACGGTACTTTAAGTTACAGTGTTGAACAGTTTACTTCTTATGATGAGCTGAAGGTAGCCTTCGGATCGAATGTAAATACCAGATCATTATTCGGAAAAAATTCTTCTTCTACAAATATCGAAGAGGGAATGATTTCAAAAAGAAGCGGATTTTATGTGAAATTTTACCAGACTTCTTTCACGCTGGATATGGATATTCCGGCAGGATCGCTTGTTAATGACAATAATTTTGACAGCGGCGGTGTGGAACCTGTTTATGTAAGTTCTATTTCTTACGGAAGAATGGGCGTTCTGTCTATTGAAACAAATGAGCAGGCAGATACAGCAAAAAAGACGATCAATGAGACCTTCAGCAAGCTATTTGTAAATGGAGAAAGTTCTCTGACCCAGGAGGAAAAAAACTTCCTGAATGGTGCTGATTTTAATTTATACCTGATTGGCGGAAGCGGCGTTACAGCAGTACAGTCTTTTCAGGGATATGCCGCTTTTGTAAATCATATTGCTAAAGGAAATTTCTCGAAAAGCCAGCCAGGAGTTCCTATTTTCTGTTCCTATTCTTACCTGAATGATAATTCTCCAGTGAAGACGACCTTCAAATTCGATATTAAAAAGAAGCCTGTTTACGTAGAGCTGAAAATAGAAAATATAGAAAATTTCAGAACTACATTTGGACCTACGCAGTTTGGTAAGATGGGAAAACTGACACTTCATTATTATGACAGCCGTTCCAGAACCAAAATGATTGCACCACCGTATGTGAAGTTTAAGATTAAAGCAGACAGAACGGCAACAGGAGATGATATTCTGGGCATTAAGAGTCCTTTCATCGATCAATATACCTATCCAAGGGAAATTACACTCCAAAATGCCGGGGGTGATACTTTCACCAATGTTTCAGGGTTTTACTCTACATCATGCATTTTTGACATGGCAAATCCCAATAATGCCACTTACTGTGCAAACCCGTTGAACATTGTTCTGGATAACGAACTCAGAAATTTCATGAACGGCCGAAATATGAGTCAGAGTGCAAAATACACCTATACTATTCTGCCTGATCCTAGCAACAGTTATATCGTAATCAATTAA
- a CDS encoding thiol-activated cytolysin family protein produces MKRIILPITLLVLTGISSISCRQDINEEAQTVIEGAKTSRGINPVVSLPSKYLNYDEVSVGGNKVASKTTTVTLNSDQMVVTSPNKTFIGGVYNSTTLDNLSYTPISYPVKPITVSYSFPSDFIVDTIEKPTLSSMRSSIFKAMQSANFSGQQSLAFDYNIKQFSYYSELKIAFGANVNIGSIFSIDISGSNNKVKKNTGIFAKFTQKNFTIDMDIPDNGNIFKNESDLDLAASKNPVYINSITYGRLGIISLESDYSYNETAFALKAALNAKMVNGSISIDVQSKKILEESDLKVYILGGIGSDAVQVVQGYTGFINFIVNGGQFTANAPGVPINFTAAHAGDNSVYYTTFTVEK; encoded by the coding sequence ATGAAAAGAATCATTTTACCCATTACATTACTGGTTTTAACTGGTATTTCTTCAATTTCATGTCGTCAGGATATTAATGAAGAAGCTCAAACTGTCATAGAAGGAGCAAAGACTTCCAGAGGAATTAATCCTGTTGTAAGTTTACCTTCCAAGTATTTAAATTATGACGAGGTTTCTGTAGGAGGAAATAAAGTTGCTTCCAAAACAACAACAGTCACTTTAAACAGTGACCAGATGGTTGTAACATCACCTAATAAAACGTTCATCGGCGGGGTTTACAATTCTACGACCCTGGACAATCTTTCGTATACGCCGATCTCTTATCCTGTAAAGCCAATTACGGTTTCTTATTCATTCCCGTCTGATTTTATTGTGGACACGATTGAAAAGCCTACGCTTTCCAGCATGAGATCTTCCATATTCAAAGCTATGCAGAGTGCCAACTTCAGTGGTCAGCAGTCGCTTGCTTTTGATTATAATATCAAGCAGTTTTCTTATTACAGTGAGCTTAAAATTGCATTCGGGGCTAATGTAAATATCGGAAGCATTTTCAGTATTGATATCAGCGGAAGCAACAATAAAGTGAAAAAAAATACGGGAATCTTTGCTAAGTTTACTCAGAAGAATTTCACCATTGATATGGATATTCCGGATAATGGGAATATTTTTAAAAATGAATCTGACCTGGATCTGGCAGCTTCTAAAAACCCGGTTTACATCAACTCTATCACCTACGGAAGACTTGGAATTATATCTCTGGAATCTGATTATTCTTATAACGAAACGGCTTTTGCTTTAAAGGCAGCATTAAATGCTAAAATGGTGAACGGATCTATCAGCATTGATGTTCAGAGTAAAAAAATTCTTGAAGAATCTGATCTGAAAGTATATATTCTCGGCGGTATAGGGTCTGATGCAGTACAAGTGGTACAGGGCTACACGGGCTTTATCAACTTTATTGTAAACGGAGGACAGTTTACAGCTAACGCTCCTGGAGTTCCAATTAACTTTACAGCAGCTCATGCTGGGGATAATTCTGTATACTATACCACTTTCACGGTAGAAAAATAA
- a CDS encoding thiol-activated cytolysin family protein, protein MKKLIYLMAVISMAALESCTNELERSAEAQEMARAPQQVVNVTSFGTYPSALSGKNRNMLAKGGNAEEFTETKEFESSESIVLPHLQMYIFPGSLLKGNSIQDMNFKPITASVKPVTVSMSIPALNKKTAFTIDQPSLSKTRQLVQDYIQSADFTQNGTLSYSVEQFTSYDELKVAFGSNVNTRSLFGKNSSSTNIEEGMIAKRTGFYVKFYQTSFTLDMDIPSGSLVNDNNFDSGGVEPVYVNSISYGRMGVLTIETNELTETARKTINESFSKLFVKGESYLTEDEKNFLNGADFNLYMIGGSGVTAAQSFKGYEAFVNHISKGTFSKSQPGVPIFCTYSYLKDNSPVKTTFKFDIKNPPVYVKLVKENITSGRNRNVDLKLYFYSSKSQTNTIAHPSIRFVINKISKVGRKNSGMNGPWTFTTTNEPIILQNAGMNINMSIPNQVLSRENGPCVPRGRFGCEVVPIYTEDVEYSIAPSDKYNYLVID, encoded by the coding sequence ATGAAGAAATTAATATATCTAATGGCGGTCATTTCTATGGCTGCCTTAGAAAGTTGTACAAATGAGCTTGAAAGATCTGCGGAAGCTCAGGAAATGGCCCGGGCACCTCAGCAAGTAGTGAATGTGACTTCATTCGGAACGTATCCATCAGCATTATCCGGGAAAAACAGAAATATGCTGGCTAAGGGTGGTAATGCGGAAGAATTTACTGAAACCAAAGAGTTTGAATCTTCAGAATCTATCGTACTGCCACATCTTCAAATGTATATTTTCCCGGGATCTCTGCTGAAAGGGAATTCCATACAGGATATGAATTTTAAGCCCATTACGGCTTCGGTAAAGCCTGTTACCGTTTCGATGTCTATTCCAGCTTTGAATAAAAAGACAGCATTCACCATAGATCAGCCTTCTTTATCCAAAACAAGACAGCTGGTACAGGATTATATTCAGTCTGCTGATTTTACGCAGAATGGAACGCTGAGCTACAGTGTTGAGCAGTTTACTTCTTATGATGAGCTTAAAGTCGCCTTCGGATCGAATGTAAATACCAGATCATTATTTGGGAAAAATTCTTCTTCTACGAATATTGAGGAAGGAATGATTGCCAAAAGAACCGGTTTTTATGTAAAATTTTATCAGACGTCTTTCACTCTGGATATGGATATTCCCTCAGGATCGCTAGTTAATGACAATAATTTTGACAGTGGTGGTGTGGAGCCGGTGTATGTAAACTCCATTTCTTATGGAAGAATGGGTGTTTTGACTATCGAAACCAATGAGCTTACTGAAACAGCGAGAAAGACAATTAATGAATCATTCAGTAAATTATTTGTTAAAGGGGAAAGCTACCTGACGGAAGATGAAAAAAATTTCCTGAACGGTGCAGATTTCAATCTTTATATGATTGGTGGAAGCGGCGTTACAGCAGCTCAGTCTTTTAAGGGATATGAAGCATTTGTGAATCATATTTCAAAAGGAACTTTCTCGAAAAGCCAGCCTGGTGTTCCGATTTTCTGTACCTATTCTTATTTAAAGGATAATTCTCCGGTAAAAACTACATTTAAGTTTGACATCAAAAATCCGCCGGTTTATGTAAAACTTGTAAAGGAAAATATCACAAGTGGCCGTAATAGAAATGTAGACCTAAAGCTATATTTTTATTCCAGTAAGAGCCAGACCAATACGATTGCCCATCCCAGCATCCGTTTTGTGATCAATAAAATATCAAAAGTAGGAAGAAAAAATAGTGGTATGAATGGGCCATGGACTTTTACTACCACCAATGAGCCAATCATCCTTCAAAATGCAGGGATGAATATTAATATGAGTATTCCAAATCAAGTGCTGTCCCGTGAGAACGGGCCTTGTGTACCAAGGGGCAGATTCGGCTGTGAAGTGGTGCCTATTTACACAGAAGATGTGGAATACAGTATAGCACCGAGTGACAAGTACAACTATCTTGTTATAGATTAA
- a CDS encoding thioredoxin family protein, with protein sequence MKFFKVIIVASLFLFQLNAAQEKADIELNKALTEAKVQNKNVLLVFHASWCGWCKLMEKNMNLPETKPIFDKKFVTTYIDVQERGDKKKLENPGGQELMNKYKGENAGLPFWIILNPKGEVLADSFDSKGENLGSPATPDEVSTFMAKLEKSSKMNQQELLIIQKVFVKKDK encoded by the coding sequence ATGAAATTTTTTAAAGTGATCATCGTTGCTTCTTTATTCCTGTTTCAACTGAATGCTGCGCAGGAAAAAGCAGATATAGAATTAAATAAAGCTCTGACAGAAGCTAAAGTCCAAAATAAAAATGTTTTGCTGGTATTTCATGCCTCATGGTGTGGCTGGTGTAAGCTAATGGAAAAAAATATGAACCTTCCTGAAACCAAACCAATTTTCGATAAGAAATTTGTGACGACTTATATCGACGTTCAGGAGAGAGGGGACAAGAAAAAGCTTGAAAATCCCGGCGGACAGGAATTGATGAATAAATATAAAGGAGAAAATGCAGGACTCCCTTTCTGGATTATCTTAAACCCAAAAGGAGAGGTGCTTGCTGATTCCTTCGACAGCAAGGGAGAAAATCTAGGATCACCCGCAACTCCTGATGAAGTTTCTACATTTATGGCCAAGCTAGAAAAAAGTTCAAAGATGAATCAACAGGAACTTCTGATTATTCAAAAAGTCTTTGTGAAAAAAGATAAATAA
- a CDS encoding SH3 domain-containing protein encodes MAYSDSLKPLKTHLAILNLVIIGLILFLFMAPGNLLGHSSIKDINSVSAKIIAKNGASIRDMPSRKGKVIVIAPVNSEIKIIQRKVQSDIIDHKPGSWVKVEYLGKTGYIWEHLID; translated from the coding sequence ATGGCATATTCAGACAGTTTAAAACCGCTTAAAACTCATTTAGCCATACTAAATCTGGTCATTATAGGACTTATCCTTTTTCTGTTTATGGCACCGGGAAACTTATTGGGTCACAGCTCAATTAAGGATATCAATTCGGTTTCAGCCAAAATAATTGCTAAAAACGGGGCATCAATTAGGGACATGCCTTCCAGAAAAGGCAAAGTAATAGTAATTGCCCCTGTAAATTCGGAAATAAAGATTATTCAGAGAAAGGTTCAAAGTGATATAATTGATCACAAACCGGGAAGTTGGGTGAAGGTTGAATATTTAGGAAAAACGGGCTATATCTGGGAACATCTTATTGATTAA